The Oncorhynchus masou masou isolate Uvic2021 chromosome 6, UVic_Omas_1.1, whole genome shotgun sequence genome has a window encoding:
- the LOC135542658 gene encoding uncharacterized protein LOC135542658, whose protein sequence is MEGSTLTQRRAECQLKESEIQTDYMMELGARLGLVRQIQREQEKEMKRIWFETRKMPSLIEENVRDVTNRPLTEFMAPCIDSLPPLAFTNRRPIPTMLHPPSPLAIRTQDAQRFIVFSYFVPAECPVATEATADVSTRKREDLLTDTHLSSMLHRYLPHFYNDDSIPPQQTVEGTTEVSVAPVAIPNIKEEDRFYPFSLPPLAQRFVGNSFIVPETSQPAVSATECRIAKEATADTATVKRENRWAAQLFDIDYKLPEEAVEGTNKCPVASESAASVSAVLQEEFSADKSLPAPTALPLRLPCTHSIDHKQLWEKVEDNTEFSVDKEATVAIYTWEDKSPSVLPCIQQQRPPTARGDS, encoded by the exons ATGGAGGGTTCAACGCTGACACAGAGGAGGGCTGAGTGTCAGTTGAAGGAAAGTGAGATCCAGACAGACTACATGATGGAGCTGGGAGCCAGGTTGGGTCTGGTGAGACAGatccagagggagcaggagaaggagatgaagaggatTTGGTTTGAGACGAGGAAAATGCCAAGCCTGATTGAGGAG AATGTGAGAGATGTGACCAACCGTCCACTCACTGAGTTCATGGCTCCCTGTATTGACTCCCTCCCACCGCTGGCTTTCACCAATCGGAGGCCTATACCAACCATGTTGCATCCCCCCTCTCCATTGGCCATACGCACTCAGGATGCACAGCGGTTCATTGTATTTTCATACTTTGTCCCTGCTGAGTGCCCAGTTGCTACAGAGGCCACAGCAGATGTATCTACTCGTAAAAGAGAGGACTTATTGACAGATACACATCTTTCCTCAATGCTGCATCGATACCTGCCACACTTCTATAACGATGACTCCATTCCACCACAGCAGACAGTAGAGGGAACCACTGAGGTCTCAGTTGCTCCAGTGGCAATACCTAATATAAAGGAAGAGGACAGATTCTATCCTTTCTCCCTCCCACCACTGGCTCAGCGGTTCGTTGGCAATTCATTCATTGTCCCGGAAACCTCCCAGCCTGCTGTTTCAGCCACAGAGTGCCGAATTGCCAAAGAGGCCACTGCAGACACTGCCACTGTCAAGAGAGAGAACCGATGGGCAGCCCAGCTCTTTGACATTGACTACAAACTGCCAGAGGAGGCAGTAGAGGGAACCAACAAGTGTCCAGTCGCCAGTGAATCTGCCGCTTCCGTGTCCGCTGTCCTCCAAGAGGAGTTTTCAGCTGATAAGAGTCTTCCTGCACCCACAGCACTGCCTCTAAGGCTGCCCTGCACCCACAGCATTGACCACAAACAGCTATGGGAGAAAGTTGAGGACAACACAGAGTTCTCAGTAGACAAAGAAGCAACTGTTGCCATTTACACTTGGGAAGATAAAAGTCCTTCAGTTCTGCCATGCATCCAACAACAACGACCACCAACTGCCAGAGGAGACAGTTGA
- the LOC135542659 gene encoding transcription initiation factor TFIID subunit 3-like: protein MEGSTLTQRRAECQLKESEIQTDYMMELGARLGLVRQIQREQEKEMKRIWFETRKMPSLIEENVRDVTNRPLTEFMAPCIDSLPPLAFTNRRPIPTMLHPPSPLAIRTQDAQRFIVFSYFVPAECPVATEATADVSTRKREDLLTDTHLSSMLHRYLPHFYNDDSIPPQQTVEGTTEVSVAPVAISNIKEEDRFYPFSLPPLAQRFVGNSFIVPETSQPAVSATECQIAKEATADTASVKRENRWAARSLPSVLPPSLPPVFDIDYKLPEETVEDNTECSVDTEASAVAPTVKREELTGDKSPVRAIPPILGCIHDKDHKEPEQKVKGPSEEVDLCPHTHQLDPDINLTLATRNNEPRTWTLEEAKDYWIGIDIESEERSVKEEVRQREGLKREADCAHSKSSNGMASSERAETILGRLGFLVMNHMQKIPFLKMKEKEKNKKLHKKLKDDEKERKEKKNKEEENKKREKKEMNEREKEQKKVMKAEKKRRS, encoded by the exons ATGGAGGGTTCAACGCTGACACAGAGGAGGGCTGAGTGTCAGTTGAAGGAAAGTGAGATCCAGACAGACTACATGATGGAGCTGGGAGCCAGGTTGGGTCTGGTGAGACAGatccagagggagcaggagaaggagatgaagaggatTTGGTTTGAGACGAGGAAAATGCCAAGCCTGATTGAGGAG AATGTGAGAGATGTGACCAACCGTCCACTCACTGAGTTCATGGCTCCCTGTATTGACTCCCTCCCACCGCTGGCTTTCACCAATCGGAGGCCTATACCAACCATGTTGCATCCCCCCTCTCCATTGGCCATACGCACTCAGGATGCACAGCGGTTCATTGTATTTTCATACTTTGTCCCTGCTGAGTGCCCAGTTGCTACAGAGGCCACAGCAGATGTATCTACTCGTAAAAGAGAGGACTTATTGACAGATACACATCTTTCCTCAATGCTGCATCGATACCTGCCACACTTCTATAACGATGACTCCATTCCACCACAGCAGACAGTAGAGGGAACCACTGAGGTCTCAGTTGCTCCAGTGGCAATATCTAATATAAAGGAAGAGGACAGATTCTATCCTTTCTCCCTCCCACCACTGGCTCAGCGGTTCGTTGGCAATTCATTCATTGTCCCGGAAACCTCCCAGCCTGCTGTTTCAGCCACAGAGTGCCAAATTGCCAAAGAGGCCACTGCAGACACAGCCAGTGTCAAGAGAGAGAACCGATGGGCAGCCAGAAGTCTTCCTTCAGTGCTGCCTCCAAGTCTGCCACCAGTCTTTGATATTGACTACAAACTGCCAGAGGAGACAGTTGAGGACAACACAGAGTGCTCAGTTGACACCGAGGCAAGTGCAGTTGCACCCACTGTCAAGAGAGAGGAACTGACAGGTGATAAAAGCCCTGTCCGAGCAATTCCTCCTATCCTGGGATGCATCCATGACAAGGACCACAAGGAGCCAGAGCAGAAAGTGAAGGGCCCTAGTGAAGAGGTGGATCTCTGCCCTCACACTCACCAGCTGGACCCAGATATTAACTTAACTCTGGCAACCCGCAATAATGAACCCAGGACCTGGACCCTGGAAGAGGCAAAG GATTATTGGATAGGCATTGATATTGAGAGTGAAGAGAGGAGCGTcaaggaggaggtgagacagagggagggattgaAGCGTGAGGCGGACTGTGCCCATTCCAAGAGCTCCAATGGGATGGCTTcatcagagagagcagagaccatCCTTGGAAGACTGGGCTTTCTGGTCATGAACCACATGCAGAAAATCCCATTTTTGAAGATGAAGGAAAAAGAGAAAAATAAGAAACTGCATAAGAAGTTGAAAgatgatgagaaagagagaaaggagaagaaaaacaaggaggaggagaacaaaaagagggagaagaaagagatgaatgagagagagaaagagcagaagaAAGTCATGAAGGCTGAGAAAAAGAGGAGAAGTTag